AACTGTGTACCAAATTGATGGAAGCTAAATCGTACTTGTACTGTTGTTGAGTTTATCAGACATTAACAGATATCTTCTTCTTTTCTTATTGAACAGCAACAGATCAATATCAGTGATGGGATTATATATGGCAGTGGTTTTAAAAACCGAATATTGGAATAAAAACAAACTTTCCATCACCTTTTTAGATATGTTGTTTCCATGTTAAAAAATACTCCGTAATTTGAATTCTTGTATTTGTGTGGTTCTTGCAGACACGTCCCATCAATGAAGTAAGGAATCGTTATATGGTTTCTTCTTACAAGGCGAACCATCTTGATGCCTATTCGGAAATTAGACTGGTGATTGGAGATGGGGAGTGTTTCTACAGGAGCTTCATATTTTCCTACCTAGTAATTGACCTCCTCTCTTTTTCTTAGCATATGATGTAGGTTTAGTTATTTAACTTTCTCTGTTTATGCGAATGTACAACAGGAGCAAGTTATTGATAGGCAGGACACAGATGAGGAGCATCGTCTCCTTGATGTTGTTGAAAGAATGTCTGTGCAGCATGCAAATCTTGGATGGAACTCTGAGTTTTCCAGGACCAGCAGAGTAAGTTCTCACCTCCTCCATATTTGTTCTTTCTTGGATAAACATGCTTGCAAGGGATGATGATTCTCTTCAGGTTACAAAGTACACTTCAAGCATCATCTGGCATCTCACTATCTTTGTTTGTCATTTGCAGGAGATGCACAATTGCTTAACAGTAGTGGCATGCCGTCACAGTTTTACACAATGTTGGCACAAACTCAAATTTGAAGCTTATTATGAAGTTAACAACCCGATTGTAACAACAACCTTAAGAGAAATTTACTTGCAAAGGAACAACAGCAATATAATTGGGAAATAACATAATTTTATGCTTGTTTGAGCACTGCAACAATGCACGCCTGCTGGTTATTATTGTACAGCCACCTCACTGTTCTGTTACTATGCTATAGTATATCTGTAATGACTGAAGCTTCTCAGGGAGGTGTCTTAGCTGTGTTCTTTTATATCCTGCCATTGATCAATATTCTGTATGTATTATTGTATCCTATGGTATGTAATGATTATCAACCATGAATAATCGAGTTGCTGATTCTTTCAGGCATTTAAGGAGCTGATTGAGAAAGTAATGAGATGGAAGGGCACGGAATCAACTAGCAGGTTTTTGATTCTTATGGTTTTCTGCAATTCCATCGAAGTATTGTAGATGAACACATTCCATCTCACTGACATAATATGTGCCATTTTTAGTTGCCGTAAAGAGGAACTTCTCCAGTTCTTCAGCACGTATGATGAGACGCAAGACAGTGAGAGAAACACCCTTGAACTTACATTTCCTTCTGTTCATCGTAATTCATGTTTCTGACACATTTTATTGGTTAGTTTTTGCTTTCCTCAGATTACTAGTAGCTATCCACATATGCTCGCACAGTGAGGATTATGTACCGAATATACCAGAGGTCGACCAAGGAAATTGCAGTCTGGAAGTTGTCAGTATCAGCATCCCCTTCCCTTAGATTACCTCCTGCTGAATTTCAAGTGCATACATTGTTGGATACACGACACTCATTTTACCTGACTTGTTGTTGCACAAACAGTGGTGCTTCGAGCAGGTCATTCCAGCTCGTGTGGACGCGGACCATGTtatgttggtggctttggccacaGCGCTTGAGGTCCCCCTCAGAGCGGAATCATTCCAACAAGGATATGCTCGAGATATCTACACTGGTCCTGGATTTCCCCGTCCGAGTGTGACCCTGCTGTACACGGGAAATCACTACAACATCATCTACCCACGTGCTCCTTCTGCTGAGAGTTCAAGTCATCAGGCTTCCAAGAGAGAAGATCCTGCTGATCAGAGTTCAAGTCATCAGGCTTCCCAGAGAGAAGAGCCTGCTGGTCAGAGTTGAAGTCATCAGGCTTCCTAGGGATAACATGCTGCTGATCAGAGTTCAAGTCAAGAGACTTCCTAGAAAGAACATCCTGCTGATCAGAGTTGAAGTCAACAGATTTTGCCGGATTAAAGTTGAGGTGGGCTGCTGCCGTTGAATGAGAGTGTTGCTGAGTTTAGTTGTATAGGGTTAGAGTAGATGCACCGATGAAGTTGGGGTAGGCATAGGATATACTTACTTGTGCATCCTTCTTCTGTTGGCTGGTATAAGGTGAACATCCTTCTGCTGCTGATGAATACAGTAATGAAGCAGATAGCCATATACTTGTGCATTCTTTCTGGTGCCACTGGATTGATCAATTGGCACATATACAAGGATGAATGCAATCGCTTAATTAGTTTCCGTGATTG
This is a stretch of genomic DNA from Triticum dicoccoides isolate Atlit2015 ecotype Zavitan unplaced genomic scaffold, WEW_v2.0 scaffold80485, whole genome shotgun sequence. It encodes these proteins:
- the LOC119347952 gene encoding uncharacterized protein LOC119347952, which produces MEPPGSGSGSGAAEPVEEDRIEEPASNAAASSNGDGAPSSAAPPPPRAAPLHLEQAGGGADGSSPATVVDPRKGKGIAAVPPSFSPSSAGSIPDSASAFEAGGSSSSAGRRMVVPRDATLQFDYTRVFQQVVRAGQSVIIEECEEEQVESPHAKDALPGKEKEKKLPQVKVRPRPEKGKSLWSRLKNKEKKLPQVKVRPRPEKGKSLWSWLKNKIFRREGRQICSEHVKHQIFRREGKQIGSAHVEHQTRPINEVRNRYMVSSYKANHLDAYSEIRLVIGDGECFYRSFIFSYLEQVIDRQDTDEEHRLLDVVERMSVQHANLGWNSEFSRTSRAFKELIEKVMRWKGTESTSSCRKEELLQFFSTYDETQDIFAFLRLLVAIHICSHSEDYVPNIPEVDQGNCSLEVWCFEQVIPARVDADHVMLVALATALEVPLRAESFQQGYARDIYTGPGFPRPSVTLLYTGNHYNIIYPRAPSAESSSHQASKREDPADQSSSHQASQREEPAGQS